A section of the Paenibacillus yonginensis genome encodes:
- a CDS encoding GerAB/ArcD/ProY family transporter gives MDKGLPLVVMYILTHLALIFFMYPTYIVSSTSTGHWLPVLCGYLIHILVLTAYLTGLGYFKNQDIVEILMSNKIAAIFLLLPVTFYLILLAIVTTRAISEIITIVYLSRTPMWVIMCLFLVIAGFMANSGLKSLFRIGILLGILFAPIIFIVLISSFQNIDWRYLFPLVNKEMWSFSFLGNKSFHNGGFAFTGAFVFFGFIPKQIALKRKQILLSSLILLPVFLAAVYVPILTFGEATATQFQFPYITSLDTVESNWMMFDRITIFFLQSLIAFVMLYIGLVLWEAITILHRTVIKVKQNYILTALILFVFVVCLQITDWADVEKLFYWNTLLRTYIIIVLPAALLLLGIYRKRKFGQQKG, from the coding sequence GTGGATAAAGGATTGCCCCTAGTAGTGATGTACATTTTGACACATTTGGCGTTAATCTTTTTCATGTACCCTACCTATATAGTCAGTTCAACTTCTACCGGACACTGGCTGCCAGTCCTCTGCGGCTATCTGATCCATATTCTTGTCCTGACAGCCTATCTGACGGGACTGGGCTATTTCAAAAATCAGGATATTGTAGAGATCCTCATGTCCAATAAAATAGCAGCTATTTTCCTTCTGCTTCCTGTAACCTTCTACTTGATCCTTCTTGCCATTGTCACGACACGAGCCATCTCGGAAATTATTACGATTGTTTATTTGTCGAGAACTCCGATGTGGGTAATTATGTGCCTATTTTTAGTTATAGCAGGATTTATGGCGAATTCGGGGCTTAAATCTTTATTTCGGATTGGGATATTGCTCGGTATCCTTTTTGCACCGATTATTTTTATAGTATTGATCAGCTCTTTTCAAAACATCGACTGGCGGTATCTCTTTCCTTTAGTCAATAAAGAGATGTGGTCTTTCTCTTTCCTTGGCAACAAATCGTTCCATAATGGAGGATTCGCTTTTACCGGGGCTTTTGTATTCTTCGGATTCATTCCCAAACAAATTGCATTAAAGCGCAAGCAAATCTTATTATCTAGTTTAATTCTGCTTCCTGTTTTTCTGGCGGCTGTTTACGTACCGATTCTGACCTTCGGGGAAGCCACAGCTACCCAGTTCCAATTTCCCTATATAACGAGTTTGGATACGGTAGAGAGCAACTGGATGATGTTTGACCGAATCACGATTTTTTTCCTCCAGAGCTTGATCGCTTTCGTCATGCTGTATATCGGATTGGTGCTGTGGGAAGCCATAACGATTCTTCATCGGACAGTTATTAAAGTGAAACAGAATTATATATTGACAGCCCTGATCCTCTTCGTATTCGTGGTTTGTCTTCAAATTACGGATTGGGCCGATGTAGAGAAACTGTTCTATTGGAATACTCTCTTACGAACCTATATCATCATTGTCCTTCCGGCTGCACTCCTGTTGCTGGGAATATACCGGAAGAGAAAGTTTGGCCAGCAGAAAGGATGA
- a CDS encoding Ger(x)C family spore germination protein, producing MAILLLLPGCWDNKDINHRSLPIIMGVSMENNRYNVYLDIPTIAAEEGGMKVVKGTGSTISETIDDLSADIESQVDLLHLKIIVVDKKYAQKGLKDSIYTFMRSRDISAKTILIVSDEDLDTFFKNVNDFSQDEETTLYNYFQKNAGWNPQITDTRVWQVFRSINSYTHDVVAPLVRTGGTTPVDILGSAVLKNGKMVDEISTEETLLINAFNGISAQGKIEVMNKATVQITSSSISHKASLRNGVPSLSSKFKLRVTVLDTKGDPSVTEIKNEVQTLLCKRVEKFFAKVQKDRADVLGLGQLFRTKLSRSELAHWREDYYPRMQLNFSVHTDIQNLGNLRTTE from the coding sequence TTGGCTATTCTGCTCCTGCTCCCAGGCTGCTGGGACAATAAAGATATTAATCACCGTTCCCTGCCGATCATTATGGGCGTTTCCATGGAAAACAACCGGTATAACGTTTATCTGGATATCCCCACTATAGCGGCAGAAGAAGGGGGGATGAAAGTAGTAAAAGGTACCGGCAGTACCATCAGTGAAACTATTGATGACCTTAGCGCTGATATCGAAAGCCAGGTGGACCTGCTTCATTTAAAAATCATTGTTGTGGATAAAAAATATGCGCAAAAGGGACTTAAGGACAGCATCTATACCTTTATGCGTTCCAGGGACATTTCGGCCAAAACGATCTTGATTGTCTCTGATGAAGATTTGGACACCTTCTTCAAGAATGTGAACGATTTTTCTCAAGATGAGGAGACAACCCTGTATAACTATTTCCAGAAAAACGCCGGCTGGAACCCGCAAATTACGGATACGCGTGTATGGCAGGTCTTCAGAAGCATTAATTCCTACACCCATGACGTAGTTGCTCCGTTGGTCAGAACAGGAGGCACAACCCCTGTCGACATTTTAGGCTCAGCGGTTCTCAAAAACGGAAAAATGGTTGATGAAATCAGTACGGAAGAAACCCTGCTGATCAACGCTTTTAACGGAATAAGCGCCCAAGGGAAAATTGAGGTGATGAACAAAGCGACCGTCCAAATTACAAGCAGCTCGATATCCCATAAGGCCTCTCTACGAAACGGGGTGCCTTCTCTCAGCTCGAAATTCAAACTGAGGGTAACTGTTCTGGACACGAAAGGAGATCCCTCTGTCACAGAAATCAAAAATGAGGTTCAAACTCTCCTTTGCAAACGAGTCGAGAAGTTTTTTGCCAAAGTCCAAAAGGACCGGGCCGACGTATTGGGATTGGGCCAGCTGTTTCGCACCAAATTATCGAGATCTGAGCTGGCCCATTGGAGAGAAGACTATTATCCGCGGATGCAGCTCAACTTTTCCGTTCACACGGATATTCAGAATCTGGGCAATTTGCGTACTACCGAATAA
- a CDS encoding GNAT family N-acetyltransferase, producing MIELQGYRQDFFEDLMKFELPQEQQAFTAMPREVLELALRDENRYPVVIVNEGEAVGFFVLHLHSELAERLSNPKAVLLRALSVNHKHQGQGYAKQAMRKLPELVKQFFPDQEEIVLAVNEKNAAGRQLYSRCGFEDLGHRNTGRSGLQFILHYKL from the coding sequence ATGATTGAATTACAAGGGTACCGGCAAGACTTTTTCGAGGATTTGATGAAATTTGAACTTCCGCAGGAGCAGCAGGCCTTTACGGCCATGCCGCGGGAAGTGTTGGAACTAGCGCTTCGTGATGAGAACCGTTATCCGGTAGTCATTGTGAATGAAGGAGAAGCCGTAGGTTTCTTTGTGCTTCATCTTCATTCGGAGCTGGCGGAACGGTTAAGCAACCCCAAGGCAGTGCTGCTGCGGGCCTTAAGTGTGAATCATAAACATCAGGGGCAAGGATATGCCAAGCAGGCCATGCGAAAGCTTCCGGAGCTGGTTAAGCAGTTTTTTCCGGATCAAGAGGAGATTGTGCTGGCGGTTAACGAGAAGAACGCTGCCGGAAGGCAGCTGTACAGCCGGTGCGGCTTTGAAGACTTGGGACATCGGAACACCGGCCGTTCAGGGCTGCAATTCATTCTGCACTATAAGTTATAG
- a CDS encoding GNAT family N-acetyltransferase → MTTNFRFQPMDEPYARQISTWTYEPPYALYSWDGSEENIAELMSGAFWAATARGNAEIRAQNGVQNESEDEELVGFMCTGETAKVPGGYPLGIYDEPGFLDLGLSLKPELTGKGIGVDFVTACIQFVRTQLGATGIRLVVAAFNERAITVYERAGFVRGVRFKSRIESTELDFYVMRLTQTTAFRLNS, encoded by the coding sequence GTGACAACAAATTTTCGGTTTCAGCCTATGGATGAACCTTACGCACGCCAAATTTCCACATGGACTTACGAGCCTCCCTATGCATTATATAGCTGGGACGGCAGCGAAGAGAATATCGCCGAGCTGATGAGTGGGGCTTTCTGGGCCGCTACGGCCAGAGGGAATGCCGAAATCAGAGCTCAAAACGGCGTTCAAAACGAAAGTGAAGATGAAGAGCTTGTCGGGTTTATGTGTACCGGAGAGACGGCGAAAGTGCCTGGCGGGTATCCGCTGGGCATTTACGACGAGCCGGGCTTTCTGGACTTGGGTCTGAGCTTGAAACCGGAGCTGACGGGCAAAGGAATCGGCGTGGACTTTGTAACCGCCTGTATCCAATTCGTGCGTACCCAGCTGGGCGCCACAGGCATTCGGCTGGTTGTCGCAGCTTTTAATGAACGGGCCATCACCGTATATGAACGAGCCGGTTTCGTCAGAGGTGTGCGTTTCAAGAGCAGAATAGAATCCACAGAGCTGGATTTCTATGTGATGCGGTTGACTCAGACAACAGCGTTCCGCTTAAATTCTTAA
- a CDS encoding nucleotidyltransferase family protein, which translates to MKALILAAGYATRLYPLTLNKPKGLLPITDTSCVIDFILDKLEKLEQVSQILIVTNHKYAGAFESWLEGRRSAKEIRILDDGTSSLEDKLGAVGDMQYVIECENLQDDLLVLAGDNIFTFDLHDYLDYFHSVDKDCILVRQTDDFRELRRIGVAELDAEGRVTGLVEKPAEPRSNIGVFALYIYKKETLKQVKRYLEEGNSSDSPTQFPEWLVHRQEVRAFFADGEIYDIGTHEAYKEVQERFAKGE; encoded by the coding sequence ATGAAAGCCTTGATCTTAGCCGCAGGTTACGCAACCCGTTTATATCCGTTGACCCTTAACAAACCTAAAGGCCTGCTGCCGATTACGGATACATCCTGCGTAATAGATTTTATACTAGACAAGCTGGAGAAGCTGGAGCAGGTAAGTCAGATTCTGATCGTGACCAACCATAAATATGCAGGAGCGTTCGAATCCTGGCTCGAAGGACGGCGTTCTGCCAAGGAGATCCGCATCCTAGATGACGGAACTTCGTCGCTGGAAGACAAACTTGGCGCGGTCGGAGACATGCAGTATGTGATCGAATGCGAGAACCTGCAGGATGACCTGCTCGTGCTGGCTGGTGATAATATTTTTACCTTTGATCTGCACGATTACTTGGATTATTTCCACTCGGTGGACAAAGATTGCATTCTGGTGAGGCAGACGGATGATTTCCGGGAGCTGCGCAGAATTGGTGTAGCCGAGCTTGACGCGGAGGGAAGAGTGACCGGGCTGGTGGAGAAACCGGCTGAACCCCGCTCAAATATTGGCGTGTTCGCCTTATACATTTACAAGAAGGAAACCTTGAAGCAGGTCAAACGTTATCTGGAAGAGGGTAACAGTTCGGATTCACCTACCCAATTCCCGGAATGGCTGGTCCATCGGCAGGAGGTCCGGGCTTTCTTCGCAGACGGGGAGATTTATGATATTGGCACGCATGAGGCTTATAAGGAAGTTCAAGAACGATTTGCGAAAGGGGAATAA
- a CDS encoding ADP-ribosylglycohydrolase family protein: protein MRSRIESAVLGFCAGDALGVPAEFKPRETLDLDPVKEMTGYGTHHQPPGTWSDDSSLMFCLMESLIIQEKIDLYDLADRFGNWLEHGDWTPHGVVFDVGIATRKAIQNYREDAIPPELAGGAGEFSNGNGSLMRILPLAFFLRNKELESRIESVAQVSSVTHRHPVSIIACLLYTEIAIHLLDGDPLPDSISKAVETIGGMNLHNEDLQPFSRILNGEISKLKREEIQSSGYVVHTLEASLWCLLTSGSFEEAVLKAVNLGEDTDTTGAVTGGLAGLIYGLDRVPEVWVTALARLDDIKALCTRFNRLISAS, encoded by the coding sequence ATGAGGAGCAGAATTGAATCGGCCGTTCTCGGTTTCTGTGCAGGCGACGCCTTAGGCGTCCCGGCCGAATTTAAGCCGCGGGAAACGTTGGATCTTGATCCGGTTAAGGAAATGACCGGTTACGGAACCCATCATCAGCCACCCGGTACTTGGTCGGATGACAGCTCGCTGATGTTTTGTCTGATGGAGAGCTTGATTATACAGGAGAAAATAGATTTGTATGATTTGGCTGACAGGTTCGGGAATTGGCTTGAGCACGGGGACTGGACGCCTCATGGAGTCGTTTTTGATGTTGGCATCGCTACACGAAAAGCGATCCAGAATTATCGCGAAGATGCAATCCCTCCCGAATTAGCCGGCGGGGCCGGGGAATTCAGCAATGGCAATGGCTCTTTGATGCGAATTTTGCCATTGGCTTTTTTCCTTCGGAACAAGGAGCTTGAATCTCGTATTGAGTCGGTTGCACAAGTCTCATCGGTGACGCATAGGCATCCGGTCTCGATCATTGCCTGCTTGTTGTATACTGAAATAGCCATTCATTTGCTTGACGGTGATCCTTTGCCGGATAGTATATCCAAAGCCGTAGAGACCATCGGCGGGATGAATCTGCATAACGAAGATTTACAGCCTTTTTCCCGCATTTTAAACGGCGAGATCTCCAAGCTAAAACGTGAAGAAATTCAATCTTCCGGTTATGTCGTACATACGCTGGAAGCCAGTTTATGGTGTTTGCTTACTTCCGGCAGTTTTGAAGAAGCGGTACTAAAAGCAGTCAATCTGGGGGAGGACACGGATACTACCGGCGCAGTTACCGGCGGGTTGGCTGGTCTGATCTACGGCTTGGACCGGGTCCCTGAGGTTTGGGTGACGGCTTTGGCTCGGCTGGACGATATTAAAGCTTTATGCACCCGGTTCAATCGGCTGATCTCAGCCTCTTAA
- a CDS encoding Dabb family protein produces the protein MIINHLLLKLKDRSAEQIEHTRSVLLGMKGKIDVLVDIQAEVNVRPGPSGYDLILITKFESMADLDKYLAHPAHLDVARFIGSVLDTQASVCCEV, from the coding sequence ATGATCATCAACCATTTGCTGCTTAAACTTAAGGACCGCTCCGCGGAGCAAATAGAACATACCCGGTCCGTTCTGCTGGGCATGAAAGGGAAAATCGACGTCCTGGTCGACATTCAGGCAGAAGTCAATGTGCGCCCCGGTCCGTCTGGTTATGATCTGATTCTGATTACGAAGTTTGAGTCCATGGCCGATTTGGACAAATACCTGGCTCACCCCGCGCACCTGGACGTGGCCAGGTTCATCGGCAGCGTGCTGGATACGCAGGCGTCCGTATGCTGCGAGGTTTGA
- a CDS encoding SDR family oxidoreductase codes for MDNSYFLTDMSQEFAGQRALVTGGTKGIGKAIVQRLHAAGAEVIATARSHPDDLPEGVHFIQGDVSSPAGTDKLIRETLEGAGGLDILINNVGGSSTSTAGALALTDEDWLATFNANLFSSVRLDRGFLPHMVKQQGGVIVHISSIQRRLPGNMTMPYSAAKAALVNYSKNLATQFGPDGIRINALAPGFTETEAAERLIERMAENAGTDYPTARQQLMDALGGIPLGRPARPEEVAELAAFLASGRSSYITGCEYAIDGGTIRTV; via the coding sequence ATGGATAACAGTTACTTTCTAACGGATATGAGCCAAGAATTTGCAGGCCAACGTGCGCTTGTCACCGGCGGGACCAAGGGCATCGGCAAAGCGATTGTCCAGCGGCTGCATGCGGCAGGGGCGGAGGTTATAGCTACGGCGCGTTCGCATCCGGATGATCTGCCGGAAGGCGTTCATTTCATTCAGGGAGATGTCAGCAGTCCGGCAGGAACGGACAAGCTTATTCGGGAGACGCTGGAGGGAGCGGGCGGCCTCGATATTTTGATCAACAATGTCGGGGGATCTTCTACAAGCACCGCCGGTGCGTTGGCTTTGACGGACGAGGATTGGCTGGCCACGTTTAACGCCAATTTATTTTCTTCGGTTCGGCTGGACCGCGGCTTTCTGCCTCATATGGTCAAACAGCAAGGCGGGGTAATCGTCCATATCTCGTCAATTCAGCGCAGGCTGCCGGGCAATATGACCATGCCGTATTCGGCGGCCAAGGCGGCGCTGGTGAACTACAGCAAAAATCTCGCGACCCAATTTGGCCCTGACGGGATCCGGATCAACGCGCTGGCACCCGGGTTTACGGAAACGGAAGCGGCAGAACGTTTAATCGAACGGATGGCCGAAAATGCCGGAACCGACTACCCTACCGCCCGCCAGCAATTGATGGATGCGCTGGGAGGCATTCCTTTGGGCCGTCCGGCCAGACCGGAAGAAGTCGCCGAGCTGGCGGCATTCCTGGCTTCCGGCAGATCTTCTTACATTACGGGCTGCGAATACGCAATCGACGGCGGAACGATCCGGACCGTCTAA
- a CDS encoding helix-turn-helix transcriptional regulator has protein sequence MQISRLFQVIYILLEKGTVTANELAERFEVSVRTIYRDVEALSQAGIPIYTSQGKGGGISLSDRFILNKSLLSDTEQDKILFALQSLSAAQHPGYDDVLAKLSSLFMKNNASWIEVDFSSWGNERKQTEIFGLLKKAILGRKVISFTYYSASGEKRDRSAAPVKLLFKNRAWYFQGYCLEHMAIRTFKITRMSDVRLAGEQDGERPPMPDKMETVEHKVTLRLKFDAAAAYRVLDDFSEEEVSRFENGSFLVTTNMPAGEWLYDYLLSFGPLVEVAEPECIRSELIVRIKKMAEKYF, from the coding sequence ATGCAGATCAGCCGGTTGTTCCAGGTCATCTATATTTTGCTTGAAAAAGGAACCGTAACCGCCAATGAACTTGCTGAACGGTTCGAGGTTTCGGTCCGGACCATTTACCGGGATGTGGAGGCGTTAAGCCAGGCGGGAATCCCCATCTATACGAGTCAAGGCAAAGGCGGAGGGATCTCCCTTTCCGACCGGTTTATTCTGAACAAATCCCTGCTTTCGGACACGGAGCAGGATAAAATTCTGTTTGCCCTGCAAAGCTTGTCGGCTGCTCAGCATCCCGGCTATGACGACGTGTTGGCCAAGCTGAGCAGCCTGTTTATGAAAAATAATGCCAGCTGGATTGAAGTAGACTTCTCTTCCTGGGGGAACGAGCGGAAGCAGACAGAGATTTTCGGCCTGCTGAAGAAGGCCATTTTGGGCAGGAAGGTTATTTCTTTTACTTACTATAGCGCCTCGGGGGAAAAAAGGGACCGAAGCGCTGCGCCGGTGAAGCTGCTATTTAAGAACAGGGCATGGTATTTCCAGGGATATTGTCTGGAGCATATGGCCATCAGAACCTTCAAAATTACCCGGATGTCGGACGTCCGGCTTGCCGGTGAACAGGACGGAGAAAGGCCTCCAATGCCTGACAAGATGGAGACGGTGGAACACAAGGTTACTCTGCGTTTAAAATTCGATGCCGCAGCGGCTTATCGGGTGTTGGATGATTTTTCGGAAGAAGAGGTTTCCAGATTCGAAAACGGTTCCTTTCTGGTCACAACCAACATGCCTGCAGGCGAATGGCTTTATGATTATCTGCTTTCATTCGGGCCGCTGGTGGAGGTAGCCGAGCCGGAATGTATCCGGTCAGAGCTGATTGTCCGCATCAAGAAGATGGCTGAAAAATATTTTTAG
- a CDS encoding GNAT family N-acetyltransferase has product MIARSKNLVFRSLEEQDALLLSRWLSDPAVLEYYEGRDRPHDVELVKEHFYKDREGITACIIRHYGRDIGYMQVYEIEEAERKLYGYADFQEVIYGMDQFIGEPDCWNRGLGTELVDAMVAYLAEERKASRIVMDPQAWNARAIRVYEKCGFVKKQLLPKHEWHEGEYRDCWLMEYEANKAV; this is encoded by the coding sequence ATGATCGCCCGCTCAAAAAATCTCGTATTCAGAAGCCTTGAGGAACAAGACGCTCTTCTTCTCAGCAGGTGGCTGAGTGATCCGGCGGTACTGGAATATTATGAAGGCCGGGACCGGCCGCATGATGTGGAATTGGTGAAGGAGCATTTTTATAAAGACAGGGAAGGGATCACAGCCTGCATCATCCGGCATTACGGGCGGGACATCGGCTACATGCAGGTCTATGAAATCGAGGAAGCGGAGCGCAAGCTCTATGGATATGCGGATTTTCAGGAAGTCATCTATGGCATGGATCAGTTTATCGGGGAACCGGATTGCTGGAACCGGGGACTGGGCACAGAATTGGTCGATGCGATGGTTGCCTATCTGGCGGAAGAGCGTAAAGCGTCAAGGATCGTAATGGATCCGCAAGCCTGGAATGCAAGGGCGATAAGGGTCTACGAGAAATGCGGATTTGTGAAAAAGCAGCTTCTGCCCAAACACGAATGGCACGAAGGGGAATACAGGGACTGCTGGCTGATGGAATATGAAGCGAACAAGGCGGTTTAG
- a CDS encoding tetratricopeptide repeat protein: MTINEKLEKAIGLRQSGNPAEARTLLEQLLRQEPLNASVWYQCAWTHDVMGLEKEAVPFYEKALELGLGGEEREGALLGLGSTYRTLGLYNEAERLFAQAILEYPENKEFQVFQAMVKYNLKAYSEGMELLLKLLAETSADPGIQAYKKAILFYADKLDERWD, encoded by the coding sequence ATGACTATCAATGAGAAACTGGAGAAGGCGATCGGGCTCCGGCAGTCCGGCAACCCAGCGGAGGCCAGAACGCTGCTGGAGCAGCTGCTGCGGCAGGAGCCTTTAAATGCCTCGGTGTGGTACCAATGCGCCTGGACCCATGATGTGATGGGGCTGGAGAAAGAGGCGGTGCCATTTTACGAGAAAGCTTTAGAGCTGGGTTTAGGCGGGGAAGAAAGGGAAGGGGCGCTGCTCGGACTCGGCAGCACTTACCGGACGTTGGGTTTATATAATGAGGCCGAGCGGCTTTTTGCCCAAGCGATCCTGGAATACCCGGAGAACAAGGAGTTTCAAGTCTTCCAGGCGATGGTGAAATACAATCTCAAAGCCTACAGCGAGGGAATGGAGCTGCTGCTGAAGCTGCTCGCCGAAACCAGCGCCGATCCGGGCATTCAGGCTTACAAGAAAGCCATACTTTTTTATGCGGACAAACTGGACGAGCGCTGGGATTAA
- a CDS encoding glycoside hydrolase family 3 N-terminal domain-containing protein: MEKYKQAGLPVPERVQDLLPRMTLKEKVGQLNQRMYGWDAYKMEDGEFRITEDFKQEVAAYGGMGALYGLFRSDPWSGVDYSNGITAENSAAAANQIQRYVIEHSRLGIPVLLTEECPHGHQALDGTMLPVNLGAGSTWNPELLERAYGGVAAEIRSRGAHIGLVSALDILHDPRWGRSEECYSEDPYLAAAFAAAAVRGMQGGPAEELAGTDRIAVVLKHLCAQGAGQGGRNAGPAEIGERELREIHLPAAKAGAAAGAAGFMAAYNEIDGVPCHANDKLLTGILREEWGFDGIVMADGQAVDRLLALSGSHEGAGALALSAGVDLSLWDKSFTTLEEAVNQGLVSEAYIDRAAARVLTLKFRLGLFDSPYADEQRPASVVGSDDMRGLNLQVARESVVLLKNEESILPLKANKQRRIAVIGPNADRLYNQLGDYTSVQRKGRGYTVLEGIRQAAPAGVVVEHAMGCGIRDTSDAGLAAAVELAAGADVAVLVLGGSSARQFGGDFDGNGEAVISEGSPSEMDCGEGVDLADLRPGGLQQQLAEAVAATGTPVVAVLIQGRPLELTDLDPLADALLCAWYPGMEGGLAIGEILFGQVNPSGKLPASLPHSAAQLPVYYNQKAAHRIRNYVDQPSAPLYPFGYGLSYTSFAYSNLSLSQTAMTSAELAEGGTVKVSVKVKNTGSVSGAETVQLYIQASESGITRRYAELKGFRKISLLPGEEQLVQLELGFEELAVWNRQMTFAAEPCRVEVRVGGSLTDTLSAEFNVVR; this comes from the coding sequence GTGGAGAAATACAAGCAGGCGGGGCTTCCGGTCCCGGAGCGGGTACAGGATCTGCTGCCCCGGATGACGTTAAAGGAAAAGGTCGGGCAGCTAAATCAGCGGATGTACGGCTGGGATGCTTATAAGATGGAGGACGGGGAATTCCGGATCACGGAGGATTTTAAACAGGAAGTAGCCGCATATGGCGGCATGGGCGCTTTATATGGCCTGTTCCGCAGCGACCCTTGGTCCGGAGTGGATTATTCAAACGGCATTACCGCGGAGAACAGCGCGGCGGCGGCCAATCAAATCCAGCGCTACGTGATCGAGCATTCGCGCCTGGGTATTCCTGTGCTGCTGACCGAAGAATGTCCTCATGGCCATCAGGCTCTGGACGGCACGATGCTGCCGGTGAATCTGGGCGCGGGCTCGACCTGGAACCCGGAGCTGCTCGAGCGGGCGTATGGCGGCGTGGCGGCCGAGATTCGCAGCCGCGGCGCGCACATCGGGCTTGTGTCCGCGCTGGATATTCTCCACGATCCGCGCTGGGGGCGTTCCGAGGAATGCTACAGCGAGGACCCTTATTTGGCCGCCGCCTTTGCGGCGGCGGCCGTGCGCGGCATGCAGGGCGGACCCGCGGAGGAACTGGCGGGAACGGACCGGATTGCGGTCGTGTTAAAGCATCTGTGTGCGCAGGGAGCGGGTCAGGGCGGCCGAAACGCCGGACCGGCGGAAATCGGCGAACGCGAGCTGCGCGAAATCCATCTGCCGGCGGCCAAAGCGGGCGCCGCAGCCGGAGCGGCCGGCTTTATGGCCGCTTATAACGAAATTGACGGCGTGCCTTGCCATGCGAACGACAAGCTGCTGACCGGCATTTTGCGGGAAGAATGGGGATTTGACGGCATTGTCATGGCGGACGGTCAGGCGGTTGACCGCCTGCTGGCCTTATCCGGCAGCCACGAAGGGGCTGGAGCGCTGGCTTTGTCGGCGGGCGTGGATCTGAGCCTCTGGGACAAGTCTTTTACGACGCTGGAGGAAGCGGTCAATCAAGGGCTGGTCTCCGAGGCGTACATAGACCGGGCGGCCGCCCGCGTGCTGACACTCAAGTTCCGGCTGGGCCTGTTCGACAGCCCTTATGCCGACGAGCAGCGTCCGGCTTCCGTGGTCGGCAGCGACGATATGCGCGGGCTCAACCTGCAGGTGGCCCGGGAATCGGTCGTCCTGCTGAAGAACGAGGAATCCATCCTGCCTTTGAAGGCGAATAAGCAGAGGCGCATCGCCGTTATCGGTCCCAACGCGGACCGGCTGTATAATCAGCTTGGCGATTATACGAGCGTGCAGCGCAAGGGACGGGGCTACACCGTGCTCGAGGGCATCCGCCAGGCAGCACCCGCCGGCGTGGTGGTCGAGCACGCGATGGGCTGCGGCATCCGCGATACGTCGGATGCCGGCCTGGCTGCGGCGGTGGAGCTCGCCGCGGGAGCGGACGTCGCCGTGCTGGTGCTGGGCGGCAGCAGCGCCCGCCAGTTCGGCGGCGACTTTGACGGCAACGGGGAAGCCGTCATTTCCGAAGGCAGTCCGTCCGAAATGGACTGCGGCGAAGGCGTTGACCTGGCCGACCTGCGTCCGGGCGGCCTTCAGCAGCAGCTCGCGGAAGCGGTGGCTGCGACCGGAACGCCGGTCGTTGCGGTCCTGATCCAAGGCCGCCCGCTGGAGCTGACCGACCTGGATCCGCTTGCGGACGCCCTGCTTTGTGCCTGGTATCCCGGCATGGAAGGCGGGCTCGCTATCGGGGAAATCCTGTTCGGCCAGGTGAATCCGAGCGGCAAACTGCCGGCTTCGCTGCCGCACTCCGCCGCGCAGCTGCCGGTTTACTACAACCAGAAAGCGGCCCACCGGATCCGCAACTATGTGGATCAGCCCTCGGCGCCGCTGTATCCGTTCGGATACGGACTCAGCTATACAAGTTTTGCCTACAGCAACCTGTCCCTTTCACAAACGGCCATGACTTCGGCTGAGCTGGCGGAGGGCGGGACAGTCAAGGTCAGCGTCAAAGTGAAAAACACCGGCTCTGTCAGCGGAGCGGAAACCGTTCAGCTGTACATTCAGGCGAGCGAATCGGGCATCACCCGCCGGTATGCGGAGCTGAAGGGATTCCGCAAGATCAGCTTGCTTCCCGGCGAAGAGCAGCTTGTCCAGCTGGAGCTTGGGTTCGAAGAGCTGGCCGTATGGAACCGGCAAATGACATTTGCGGCTGAACCGTGCCGGGTTGAAGTCAGGGTAGGAGGCAGTCTAACCGATACGCTTTCCGCCGAATTCAATGTAGTGCGATAA